The following proteins are encoded in a genomic region of Methylobacterium tardum:
- a CDS encoding GNAT family N-acetyltransferase, which yields MTDAVHDNGDRSRFELAVGGEVVFATYRREAGQLVISYVYAPPALRGTGAADRLMAGVAARARAGGERIVPLCGYARAWLRRHPAHHDLLA from the coding sequence ATGACGGATGCGGTGCACGACAACGGCGACCGGAGCCGCTTCGAGCTGGCGGTCGGCGGCGAGGTCGTCTTCGCCACGTATCGCCGCGAGGCCGGGCAACTCGTCATCAGCTACGTCTACGCACCGCCCGCCCTGCGCGGCACCGGGGCGGCGGACCGGCTCATGGCGGGCGTCGCGGCGCGCGCCCGGGCCGGCGGCGAACGGATCGTGCCCCTCTGCGGCTACGCGCGGGCGTGGCTGCGCCGGCACCCCGCGCATCACGATCTGCTCGCGTGA
- a CDS encoding GCG_CRPN prefix-to-repeats domain-containing protein has translation MKRSRMFGMAAVLAAGFATATAAHAAPFGYGQPDGGLIERVAGGCGPGFHPNPWGHCRPNDRGWGYGGPRGPYGGRPGYGYGGYERGPGGYDGPRRFYGGW, from the coding sequence ATGAAGCGCTCCAGGATGTTCGGGATGGCCGCGGTGCTGGCGGCGGGGTTCGCCACCGCCACGGCGGCACATGCGGCGCCGTTCGGATACGGCCAGCCGGACGGCGGTCTGATCGAACGCGTGGCCGGCGGCTGCGGCCCCGGCTTCCACCCGAACCCGTGGGGCCATTGCCGGCCGAACGATCGCGGCTGGGGCTACGGCGGACCGCGTGGCCCCTATGGTGGCCGGCCGGGCTACGGATACGGTGGCTACGAGCGTGGCCCCGGCGGCTACGACGGCCCGCGCCGCTTCTACGGGGGCTGGTGA
- a CDS encoding peptide deformylase: MSARALVLFPDPRLSSPATPVDEFGPGLKVLADDVRDALVIASAIGLTAPHIGVSARVMVIRMSPEQAPHVYVNPALVWASADMSTYEEGSVSMPGVRERITRPARIRFGYKDLDGADHEEEADGFLAAVIQHEIDQLDGVFWIDRLSRLKRERLLKRFGKLKSAASP, encoded by the coding sequence ATGTCGGCGCGCGCGCTGGTCCTGTTTCCGGATCCACGTCTCTCGAGTCCGGCCACCCCGGTCGATGAGTTCGGGCCGGGCCTGAAGGTCCTGGCCGACGATGTCCGGGACGCGCTCGTGATCGCGAGCGCCATCGGCTTGACGGCCCCGCATATCGGTGTGTCCGCGCGGGTCATGGTGATCCGGATGTCGCCGGAGCAAGCTCCGCATGTCTACGTCAACCCCGCCCTCGTGTGGGCCTCCGCCGACATGTCGACCTACGAGGAGGGCAGCGTCAGCATGCCGGGCGTCCGCGAGCGGATCACCCGGCCCGCGCGGATCCGGTTCGGCTACAAAGACCTCGACGGAGCGGACCACGAGGAGGAAGCGGACGGCTTCCTGGCCGCGGTCATCCAGCACGAGATCGATCAGCTCGACGGCGTGTTCTGGATTGATCGCCTGTCGCGGCTCAAGCGGGAGCGTCTCCTCAAACGGTTTGGGAAGCTGAAATCCGCGGCGTCGCCCTGA